In Raphanus sativus cultivar WK10039 chromosome 5, ASM80110v3, whole genome shotgun sequence, the following proteins share a genomic window:
- the LOC108856424 gene encoding peroxisomal 2,4-dienoyl-CoA reductase [(3E)-enoyl-CoA-producing], with translation MDSPFKPDVLKGKVALITGGGSGIGFEISSQFGKHGASIAIMGRRKQVLDDAVSNLRSLGIPAVGFEGDVRKPEDARRVVESTFNHFGKVDILVNAAAGNFLAAAEDLSTNGFRTVLDIDAVGTFNMCREALKYLKKGGPGRDSSSGGGGSILNISATLHYTASWYQVHVSAAKAAVDATTRNLALEWGTDYEIRVNGIAPGPIGDTPGMSKLGPDEIENKAGDYIPLYKLGEKWDVAMAAIYLSCDSGKYVNGLTMMVDNGQWLSKPRHLPKDAVKELSRVVEKRSRAKPTSKL, from the exons ATGGACTCTCCGTTCAAGCCTGATGTACTCAAAGGCAAGGTAGCTCTCATCACCGGCGGCGGATCCGGCATCGGCTTCGAGATCTCCTCTCAGTTCGGCAAACATGGAGCTTCCATCGCCATCATGGGTCGCCGTAAACAAGTCCTCGACGACGCCGTCTCTAATCTCCGATCTCTAGGGATTCCG GCTGTTGGATTCGAAGGAGATGTTCGTAAGCCAGAGGATGCGAGAAGAGTCGTCGAGTCAACTTTTAACcatttcggtaaggttgatattcTCGTCAACGCCGCCGCTGGAAACTTCCTCGCAGCTGCTGAGGATTTGTCCACCAATGGCTTCCGAACAG TTTTGGACATTGACGCTGTAGGAACATTCAACATGTGCCGTGAAGCACTCAAGTATCTCAAGAAAGGAGGGCCCGGGAGAGACTCGTCAAGCGGCGGCGGCGGTTCGATTCTCAACATTAGTGCTACTCTGCATTACACTGCTTCTTGGTACCAAGTCCATGTCTCTGCAGCCAAG GCTGCAGTTGATGCTACGACAAGGAACTTGGCATTGGAGTGGGGAACTGACTACGAGATTAGAGTGAACGGGATTGCGCCAGGCCCCATCGGAGATACACCTGGGATGAGTAAACTTGGACCTGACGAGATTGAGAACAAAGCTGGAGATTATATACCTCTCTATAAACTCGGTGAGAAGTGGGATGTCGCCATGGCTGCAATTTACCTCAGCTGTGATTCCG GGAAGTATGTGAATGGACTGACAATGATGGTAGATAATGGACAGTGGCTTAGCAAACCTCGTCATTTACCCAAAGATGCTGTCAAGGAACTCTCTCGTGTTGTGGAGAAGAGATCCAGGGCCAAGCCGACCAGTAAACTCTAA
- the LOC108805110 gene encoding uncharacterized protein LOC108805110, with amino-acid sequence MSSSSTPGESLYKAKSKGIDAISSDSDDDDLTRVLTAQRSRSYSMNRYRSNSVNGYRSNSIDLNRRRAEKVRTVSTREKKEESKPEPEEEKVGDIVRFGRDSYFVVDIFEKEIMELGDKVDLNFKRFNKFEAVDGCTPRDHHFIHYRCCYSSCCCVCALSSVEREWGRLKKELEKRDGSSGVSFFVRTYNERKELMRVAATDESHSLFFFDVKFPTEYPYQAPSLFYHPYGLPLSNFETQKLLKPKRSYDVLDVFLHIEETVMNNTNKSCDQMLDMLKRPLNGFEDFVRGHFRKKGAFILKDMMEEMDLAKERDRNSFFKTYVAFEDNKCYCGHLLNKDLREELERYKEKECSLGDHYYSSSSSYFPTIISRFDDIQKTPRYKNFLNKLFIL; translated from the coding sequence atgagcagtagTAGTACTCCTGGTGAAAGTTTATACAAAGCCAAGTCGAAAGGTATTGATGCAATCAGCAGCgactctgatgatgatgatctaaCAAGAGTATTAACAGCACAACGCTCTAGGTCATATTCTATGAATCGATATAGGTCGAATTCTGTGAATGGATATAGGTCAAACTCTATTGATCTAAATAGGAGACGTGCTGAGAAAGTCAGAACGGTTTCAActagagaaaagaaagaagagtccAAACCGGAACCAGAAGAAGAGAAAGTTGGTGACATCGTTCGTTTCGGACGAGACAGCTACTTCGTAGTTGACATCTTCGAGAAGGAGATCATGGAGCTGGGAGATAAGGTGGATTTGAACTTCAAGAGATTCAACAAGTTCGAAGCTGTTGATGGATGCACTCCACGGGATCATCACTTCATCCACTACAGGTGTTGTTACTCGTCTTGCTGCTGCGTCTGTGCTCTCAGTAGCGTAGAGAGAGAGTGGGGAAGGCTGAAGAAAGAGTTGGAGAAGAGAGATGGTTCCAGTGGAGTCAGCTTCTTCGTCAGGACTTACAACGAAAGAAAAGAGCTGATGAGAGTTGCTGCAACCGACGAGAGTCACAGCTTGTTCTTCTTTGATGTTAAGTTCCCTACAGAGTATCCATACCAAGCGCCGAGTCTCTTCTACCATCCCTATGGCCTTCCTTTGAGTAACTTTGAAACCCAAAAGCTATTAAAACCCAAACGTAGTTACGACGTATTAGATGTGTTTCTCCACATTGAAGAGACTGTGATGAACAACACCAACAAGTCATGTGATCAGATGCTGGATATGCTGAAGCGTCCTCTCAATGGGTTTGAGGATTTTGTGAGAGGACACTTCAGGAAGAAGGGAGCTTTTATTTTAAAGGACATGATGGAAGAGATGGATTTGGCAAAGGAGAGGGATAGAAACAGCTTTTTCAAAACGTATGTTGCCTTTGAAGACAATAAATGTTACTGTGGGCATCTTCTCAACAAAGATCTTAGAGAAGAGCTGGAGAGGTACAAGGAGAAAGAGTGTTCACTAGGTGATCACTActactcttcttcatcttcttactTCCCAACCATAATTAGCAGGTTTGATGACATTCAGAAGACACCAAGATACAAAAACTTCTTGAACAAGCTCTTCATCTTGTAG
- the LOC108805109 gene encoding phosphoglycerate kinase 1, chloroplastic: MSSAAAAASPSLSLLKSTGAAVASSAATRARATLLPVSSKSKSISTRPLGFSAVLDSRFTVQVSSKVHSFRGGRGTRGVVSMAAKKKSVGDLTSADLKGKKVFVRADLNVPLDDSQTITDDTRIRAAIPTIKYLIDNGAKVILSTHLGRPKGVTPKFSLAPLVPRLSELLGIEVKKADDCIGPEVESLVGSLPEGGVLLLENVRFYKEEEKNDPEFAKKLASLADLYVNDAFGTAHRAHASTEGVTKFLKPSVAGFLLQKELDYLVGAVSNPKRPFAAIVGGSKVSSKIGVIESLLEKCDILLLGGGMIFTFYKAQGLSVGSSLVEEDKLELATSLLAKAKAKGVSLLLPTDVVVADKFAADANSKVVSASGIEDGWMGLDIGPESIKTFNEALDTTQTVIWNGPMGVFEMEKFAAGTEAVANKLAELSEKGVTTIIGGGDSVAAVEKVGVAGVMSHISTGGGASLELLEGKVLPGVIALDEA, from the exons ATGTcatccgccgccgccgccgcaaGTCCATCCCTTTCACTCCTCAAGTCAACCGGAGCCGCCGTCGCTTCATCCGCCGCAACTCGAGCACGCGCCACCCTTCTGCCCGTCTCCTCCAAATCCAAATCCATCTCCACTCGTCCTCTCGGCTTCTCCGCCGTCCTCGACTCCCGCTTCACCGTCCAAGTCTCCTCAAAGGTCCACTCTTTCCGCGGCGGCAGAGGCACCAGAGGAGTCGTCTCCATGGCGGCGAAGAAGAAGAGCGTCGGAGACTTGACCTCCGCTGATTTGAAAGGGAAGAAGGTCTTTGTCAGAGCTGATCTGAATGTACCTCTTGACGACAGTCAGACGATCACCGACGATACGAGGATCCGTGCCGCCATTCCGACGATCAAGTACTTGATCGACAATGGCGCTAAAGTCATCCTCTCCACTCATCTG GGAAGGCCAAAGGGAGTGACACCGAAGTTCAGTTTAGCTCCTCTTGTCCCTAGGCTGTCTGAGCTTCTTGGTATTGAG GTCAAGAAAGCTGACGACTGTATTGGTCCTGAAGTTGAAAGCTTGGTGGGTTCTCTCCCTGAAGGTGGAGTTTTGCTTCTTGAGAACGTTAGGTTTTacaaggaggaagagaagaaCGATCCAGAGTTCGCCAAGAAGCTTGCTTCGTTAGCTGATCTCTATGTCAATGATGCTTTCGGAACTGCTCACAGAGCTCATGCTTCCACTGAAGGAGTCACTAAGTTCTTGAAGCCTTCTGTTGCTGGCTTCCTTCTCCAAAAG GAGCTTGATTACCTTGTGGGAGCGGTTTCGAACCCAAAGAGACCGTTTGCAGCCATAGTGGGTGGTTCCAAGGTGTCGTCCAAGATTGGAGTTATTGAATCGCTTCTTGAGAAGTGTGACATCCTTCTTCTTGGTGGTGGAATGATCTTTACATTCTACAAGGCGCAGGGTCTCTCTGTTGGCTCGTCACTTGTCGAAGAAGACAAACTCGAACTGGCTACATCTCTCCTCGCCAAAGCTAAAGCCAAAGGCGTCTCTCTTTTGTTGCCAACCGATGTTGTGGTTGCTGACAAGTTCGCTGCTGATGCCAACAGCAAG GTTGTGTCTGCATCAGGCATTGAGGACGGATGGATGGGATTAGACATCGGTCCAGAGTCGATAAAAACATTCAACGAAGCTCTGGACACAACACAGACAGTCATTTGGAATGGACCAATGGGAGTTTTCGAGATGGAGAAGTTTGCTGCAGGAACAGAG GCGGTTGCGAATAAACTAGCAGAGCTAAGTGAAAAAGGAGTGACGACTATAATAGGAGGAGGAGACTCAGTGGCTGCAGTGGAGAAAGTAGGAGTTGCAGGTGTCATGAGTCACATCTCCACTGGTGGTGGAGCCAGCTTGGAGCTTTTGGAAGGCAAAGTACTTCCCGGTGTCATCGCCCTTGATGAAGCTTAA